A window from Flavobacterium gyeonganense encodes these proteins:
- a CDS encoding fasciclin domain-containing protein, protein MKKKIHQLLAFSFLILLSSCSKDAYDDYYGRPDTLEPPIYQQLEARGNFKNLLVLIEKAGYKDILGKAGYWTMMAPNDEAFTKYFQQQGIIDVNKIDAETAGKIVRYALIYNAFRTEQLSDYQSGTGWVADNAFRRRTAFYDGFITKTINGQPKVIVGANRNGGYAIGDNNNKYISYFTDEYFAAKSLSAVDFNYFYPNAQYSGFNVLDSKVTQADIIAENGIIHEIDKVNLPLPTLEQYLEQNPKYSKFRELLEDHGLVSYFFSQEVTNTYRNYSGKSDDVYIKFYDPSLSFSPNNENYLKQADNDGQSDLYTILVPENAPLQEFIDKVLLKNYSSLNVLPLYIFRDFINAHMVQNAVWPSKGPSNSNALNENLRFDFNSDIVEAKILSNGFFYGTKKIQKSNLFYSVYTSAYLDPKFTMATRLMNDGSGLKEMISNISTRYTLFLPSDAKLMEMGFGYNATLSSWTYINPAVGGSSIASGLARARLLRILYNGIVLTPNGELDDLSGSGIIRTGDMDLPGEYIKWKNNKLYAAGNEVTGGVPVGIIGHEDQQNGRTYYVDNLLQYSEEMQGLKIKRLSETANSEYLSFFNYLKNSSLYDAVTGKIQGVELGTSYTFVIPNNAAIAKAITKDVLPPSVTPSSQYDKDRIANFIRAHILVNKIASDDGLTTGEFETLRKDDFGEKTYVLVQSTPGTLSFRDSYLNLAHYIPAQSNNLADRSLIHLVDNYLTYQQ, encoded by the coding sequence ATGAAGAAAAAAATACACCAACTACTTGCCTTTTCATTTTTAATACTTCTGTCAAGTTGCAGCAAGGATGCTTATGATGATTATTATGGCCGACCAGATACCTTAGAACCGCCTATTTATCAACAGTTGGAAGCCCGAGGTAATTTTAAAAATCTTCTGGTGTTAATTGAAAAAGCGGGTTACAAGGATATCTTAGGCAAAGCCGGTTATTGGACTATGATGGCTCCTAATGACGAGGCTTTTACTAAATATTTTCAGCAGCAAGGCATTATAGATGTAAATAAAATTGACGCAGAAACTGCTGGTAAAATTGTTCGTTATGCGCTTATCTACAATGCTTTCCGTACAGAACAACTTTCAGACTACCAGTCCGGAACGGGATGGGTTGCAGACAATGCTTTTAGAAGAAGAACAGCTTTTTATGATGGGTTCATTACTAAAACAATTAATGGACAACCTAAAGTGATTGTGGGTGCCAATCGTAATGGGGGTTATGCAATTGGAGATAATAATAATAAATATATCAGTTACTTTACAGATGAGTATTTTGCAGCAAAGAGTTTAAGTGCTGTCGATTTTAATTATTTCTATCCGAATGCGCAATACTCCGGATTTAATGTACTCGATTCTAAAGTTACCCAAGCCGACATTATTGCTGAAAACGGAATCATACATGAGATTGACAAAGTAAATCTGCCGTTACCTACACTTGAGCAATATTTAGAACAAAACCCAAAATATAGTAAGTTTCGTGAATTACTGGAAGATCACGGGCTGGTTTCTTACTTTTTTAGTCAGGAAGTTACAAACACATATCGTAATTACAGTGGGAAATCAGATGATGTTTACATTAAATTTTACGATCCTTCTCTATCTTTTTCTCCTAACAATGAAAACTATTTGAAACAGGCTGATAATGATGGCCAAAGTGATTTGTATACCATATTAGTTCCGGAAAATGCACCTTTACAAGAATTTATAGACAAGGTGTTACTCAAAAATTATTCTTCTCTGAATGTACTTCCTCTATACATCTTTCGTGATTTCATTAATGCCCACATGGTCCAAAATGCTGTCTGGCCATCTAAAGGCCCGAGTAACAGTAATGCTTTAAATGAGAATTTAAGATTTGATTTTAATAGTGATATTGTTGAGGCTAAAATTTTGAGCAACGGATTCTTTTATGGCACTAAAAAAATTCAAAAATCGAATTTGTTTTATAGTGTTTATACCTCCGCATATTTAGATCCGAAATTCACCATGGCAACAAGATTAATGAATGATGGATCTGGACTGAAGGAAATGATTAGCAATATTAGTACAAGATATACCCTTTTCTTACCATCAGATGCTAAACTTATGGAGATGGGATTTGGATATAATGCTACACTTTCATCATGGACCTATATTAATCCCGCAGTTGGAGGTTCGTCAATTGCAAGTGGTCTGGCAAGGGCCCGTTTATTACGCATTTTGTATAATGGAATAGTACTAACTCCAAACGGTGAATTAGATGATTTGTCAGGTTCAGGGATTATTCGCACAGGCGATATGGATCTTCCTGGCGAATATATCAAATGGAAGAACAATAAACTATATGCCGCCGGAAATGAAGTAACAGGTGGTGTACCGGTTGGAATAATCGGTCACGAAGACCAGCAAAATGGCCGAACTTATTATGTAGATAATTTACTTCAATATAGTGAGGAAATGCAGGGTTTAAAAATAAAACGCTTATCTGAAACGGCTAATTCTGAATATCTTTCTTTTTTTAATTACCTTAAAAATTCTTCTCTATATGACGCTGTTACGGGTAAAATCCAAGGCGTTGAATTAGGTACTTCTTACACTTTTGTAATCCCAAATAATGCTGCAATTGCAAAAGCAATTACTAAAGATGTTTTACCTCCATCTGTTACCCCTTCTTCTCAATATGATAAGGACAGGATTGCAAATTTTATTCGTGCACACATCTTAGTAAACAAAATAGCTTCTGATGACGGATTGACAACCGGTGAGTTTGAAACGCTAAGAAAGGATGATTTTGGTGAAAAAACCTATGTATTAGTTCAAAGTACCCCAGGGACTTTATCTTTCAGGGATTCGTATTTAAACCTGGCACACTACATACCCGCCCAAAGCAACAACTTGGCAGACAGATCTTTAATTCATTTAGTAGATAACTATCTTACATATCAACAATAA
- a CDS encoding OmpH family outer membrane protein, producing MQQFIQGKEELEQFNQAFGSEQSSKIWARIKSYTAEFSKEKNYELVIGTDSKQDVLFADEKIDITNELLVYINKKYEGL from the coding sequence ATGCAGCAATTTATTCAGGGGAAAGAAGAATTAGAGCAATTTAATCAGGCTTTTGGTTCTGAGCAGTCTTCAAAGATCTGGGCGCGAATAAAAAGCTATACTGCTGAATTTTCCAAGGAAAAAAATTATGAGTTAGTAATTGGGACTGATAGTAAACAAGATGTTTTGTTTGCAGATGAAAAAATTGACATTACTAATGAGCTCCTTGTCTATATAAATAAAAAGTATGAAGGTCTTTAA